A genomic segment from Vanacampus margaritifer isolate UIUO_Vmar chromosome 3, RoL_Vmar_1.0, whole genome shotgun sequence encodes:
- the polr3d gene encoding DNA-directed RNA polymerase III subunit RPC4 — MADSGAGDPSGHRMPPPGGVGRSQLMGRRTPANINAGRLPAMRSRDLTLGGVKKKTFTPNMIGRKVREEVKDEGRQKRERMDTSRGRGPRERGRGRGRPEIIQSHSIFEQGPGEIAIRRKGYESERDAPSTGPSPIINIKKEKRETEEETKEILRKLNQDGFIDDPVLRGEKRSCPVQLPLAVSGWGFKEEFSAPTIKIEKMDEDEPMEPAVESPLEEEHQEKEIKKTEAAFKPPPLPEPDVLPDLLHKWSLSKGEELFFMQLPDTLPGQPPTEEYKPIKTEVKSEDGQSVLLKTECQEEQNEDNSCNLKDLHEGLIGKMLVRKSGRVQLILGKITLDVSLGASCSFLQELVSVDTEGRTGDLTVLGNVKHKMVCSPDFESLLESR; from the exons ATGGCTGACTCAGGCGCAGGAGATCCCAGTGGCCATCGTATGCCACCACCTGGAGGGGTCGGGAGGAGCCAGCTTATGGGCCGCCGAACACCTGCAAACATCAATGCCGGTCGCCTTCCTGCAATGCGTTCTAGAGATCTCACCCTGGGGGGAGTGAAAAAG AAAACATTTACACCCAACATGATTGGTCGCAAAGTTCGAGAAGA AGTCAAGGATGAAGGCAGGCAAAAGAGAGAACGGATGGATACAAGCCGAGGCAGAGGTCCAAGAGAGAGAGGCAGGGGCCGGGGTCGTCCAGAGATCATCCAGTCCCACTCTATTTTTGAGCAGGGTCCAGGGGAAATAGCCATTAGAAGAAAAG GCTATGAAAGTGAACGAGATGCCCCGAGCACAGGACCATCCCCCATCATCAATATTAAAAAAGAGAAGAGAGAAACTGAGGAAGAGACTAAAGAAATCCTTCGCAAGCTGAATCAAGATGGC tttatagATGATCCGGTCCTGAGAGGCGAAAAGAGGAGCTGCCCAGTTCAACTCCCTCTTGCTGTGTCAGGATGGGGTTTCAAGGAGGAATTCAGTGCTCCTACTATTAAAATAGAGAAGATGGATGAGGATGAGCCCATGGAACCTGCAGTTGAAAGTCCTT tggAGGAGGAGCACCAggaaaaagagattaaaaagaCTGAAGCAGCTTTCAAGCCTCCTCCACTCCCCGAGCCGGACGTTCTGCCGGATCTTCTTCACAAGTGGAGTCTGAGCAAAGGTGAGGAGCTGTTCTTCATGCAGCTGCCCGACACTCTGCCCGGCCAGCCGCCTACCGAGGAGTACAAGCCCATAAAGACCGAGGTGAAGTCCGAGGATGGTCAGTCTGTCCTCCTGAAAACAGAGTGTCAG GAGGAGCAAAATGAAGATAACAGCTGTAATTTGAAAGATCTGCACGAGGGTCTTATTGGAAAGATGCTGGTTCGAAAGTCTGGTCGGGTGCAGCTCATATTGGGCAAGATCACGCTGGATGTGTCCCTTGGGGCATCATGCTCTTTCCTTCAG gAACTGGTTTCTGTTGACACTGAGGGACGAACAGGTGACTTGACTGTATTAGGGAATGTCAAACACAAAATGGTTTGCTCACCAGACTTTGAATCTCTCCTGGAAAGCAGGTGA
- the gpat4 gene encoding glycerol-3-phosphate acyltransferase 4: MELFFNPFDSLVCILLGISFTVWFTLLLVFIIVPAIFGVSFGIRRLYMKSLLKIFEWATLRMERGAKENNHPLYKPYSNAIIAKHPTSLEEEIKEIRRSGSNRDLNSAPEFEMSDIFYFARRGVESIMDDEVTKRFSAEELESWNLLTRSNYNFHYISLRLTVMWGLGLLIRYGILLPLRVTLAFTGVGLLVFLTSLIGLLPNGRMKSVLSEKAHLMCNRICVRALTAIITYHDSENKPKNGGICVANHTSPIDVIILASDGCYAMVGQIHGGLMGVIQRSMVKACPHIWFERSEVKDRHLVANRLSDHAQDKSKLPILIFPEGTCINNTSVMMFKKGSFEIGGTVYPVAIKYDPRFGDAFWNSSKFGMVNYLLRMMSSWAIVCSVWYLPPMSIEEGEDAVQFANRVKAAIARQGGLVDLLWDGGLKRGKVKDTFKEEQQKLYSKMLVGPQEDRSRS; encoded by the exons ATGGAGCTGTTCTTTAACCCCTTTGACAGCTTGGTGTGCATCCTCCTGGGTATCTCCTTCACTGTGTGGTTCACGCTGCTGCTCGTCTTCATCATCGTGCCCGCCATCTTTGGCGTGTCCTTTGGCATTAGACGGCTCTACATGAAATCATTGTTAAAGATCTTTGAG TGGGCTACACTGAGGATGGAAAGAGGAGCCAAAGAAAATAATCATCCCTTGTATAAACCTTACTCAAACG CAATCATCGCAAAACACCCCACTTCCTTGGAAGAGGAGATTAAGGAGATTCGTCGCAGTGGCAGCAACAGAGACCTGAACTCGGCGCCCGAGTTTGAAATGTCGGACATCTTCTATTTTGCTCGAAGAGGAGTGGAGAGCATCATGGACGATGAGGTGACCAAGCGCTTCTCGGCGGAGGAGTTGGAGTCTTGGAATCTGCTGACACGAAGCAACTACAACTTCCACTACATCAGCCTGAGGCTGACTGTGATGTGGGGACTGGGCCTGCTGATCCGCTACGGCATCCTTTTACCGCTCAG ggtaacCCTTGCCTTCACTGGTGTTGGCCTCCTGGTATTCCTCACTTCTCTTATAGGCTTACTGCCCAATGGAAG GATGAAAAGCGTCCTGAGTGAAAAGGCCCACCTTATGTGCAACAGAATATGTGTCAGAGCCCTGACTGCTATCATAACATACCATGACAG TGAGAATAAACCCAAAAATGGTGGAATATGCGTCGCCAACCACACGTCACCTATTGATGTCATAATTCTGGCCAGTGATGGCTGCTATGCAATG GTGGGCCAAATTCATGGGGGATTGATGGGAGTCATTCAGAGATCCATGGTGAAGGCCTGCCCGCACATTTGGTTTGAGCGCTCAGAGGTCAAAGACAGACATCTAGTGGCCAACAG GCTGAGTGACCATGCACAAGATAAATCTAAACTTCCCATTCTCATATTCCCAGAAG gtacGTGCATTAACAACACATCAGttatgatgtttaaaaaaggcAGTTTTGAAATTGGCGGCACTGTGTACCCGGTTGCTATCAAG TATGATCCCAGATTTGGAGACGCCTTCTGGAATAGCAGCAAGTTCGGAATGGTCAACTACCTGTTACGTATGATGAGCAGCTGGGCCATTGTCTGCAGTGTGTGGTACCTTCCTCCTATGTCCATTGAG GAAGGGGAGGATGCGGTCCAGTTTGCCAATCGGGTAAAAGCAGCCATTGCTAGACAAGGAGGATTAGTGGACCTTTTATG GGACGGAGGGCTGAAGAGAGGAAAAGTAAAAGATACATTTAAAGAAGAGCAGCAGAAGCTGTACAGTAAAATGCTGGTGGGACCCCAAGAGGATCGAAGTCGCTCCTGA